The following proteins are co-located in the Spirosoma montaniterrae genome:
- a CDS encoding acyloxyacyl hydrolase, with translation MKTCLSLILSYITGCVWAQTDSVQKQLSLQAHTGFIIPHAADLRAISQSRPAGFELSYSRTNLRRAAYERCNCFARVGAYVNYYAFNNPAELGRTVGAGAFFEPLINYGKPIFFSVRATAGLAYVSRTFDAESNPRNTFFGAPLNGLMALSASTHVRLSEHLQGTVTASYNHISNGGTRQPNRGMNFPTLGVGLTYSLNAVPFPNPRQWTKPELASRFTMRLMPFASIRTLPRTDVFAERATWLWGITATAGYRLNRFNALTGGLEVVHDGFVREQARRDGLRPDAWQLALLGGYELWLGRYTFATHVGYNLHQPAIIPDGPVFQRYQLLYNLGPRIRVGVGLKARLNVAEGFDVRAGIGF, from the coding sequence ATGAAAACCTGCCTTTCACTGATTCTGAGCTATATAACCGGCTGTGTCTGGGCGCAAACTGATTCGGTTCAGAAGCAACTGAGCCTACAGGCGCATACTGGCTTTATCATTCCCCACGCTGCCGATTTACGAGCCATTTCGCAGTCCAGACCGGCGGGTTTTGAATTGAGCTACAGCCGGACCAACCTGCGCCGGGCGGCCTACGAACGCTGCAATTGTTTTGCCCGCGTGGGCGCGTATGTCAACTATTACGCGTTTAACAACCCCGCCGAACTGGGCCGGACGGTGGGGGCGGGGGCTTTTTTTGAGCCGCTTATCAACTACGGAAAACCCATCTTTTTTTCGGTGCGGGCCACCGCCGGGCTGGCCTACGTATCGCGCACCTTTGATGCTGAAAGCAATCCGCGCAACACGTTCTTCGGTGCTCCGCTGAATGGGTTAATGGCTTTGTCGGCCAGCACGCACGTGCGGTTGAGCGAGCACCTGCAAGGCACCGTTACGGCCAGTTATAACCACATCTCCAACGGCGGTACGCGCCAGCCTAACCGGGGCATGAATTTTCCGACGCTGGGCGTTGGCCTGACCTACAGCCTGAACGCCGTGCCTTTCCCCAACCCGCGCCAATGGACTAAACCCGAGCTGGCAAGTCGTTTTACGATGCGCCTAATGCCATTTGCGTCGATCCGAACACTACCAAGAACCGATGTTTTCGCCGAGCGAGCTACGTGGCTTTGGGGTATAACCGCCACGGCAGGCTATCGGCTTAATCGGTTCAATGCATTGACAGGCGGGCTGGAGGTAGTTCACGACGGTTTCGTGCGCGAACAGGCCCGGCGCGACGGCCTGCGACCCGATGCCTGGCAACTGGCCCTGCTGGGCGGCTACGAACTCTGGCTGGGCCGGTACACCTTCGCAACACACGTTGGCTATAACCTGCATCAGCCCGCCATTATTCCCGATGGGCCGGTGTTTCAGCGGTATCAGTTGCTGTACAATCTCGGCCCGCGTATACGCGTTGGCGTCGGCCTGAAAGCCCGGCTGAACGTAGCCGAAGGTTTCGACGTGCGGGCGGGGATTGGGTTCTGA